Proteins co-encoded in one Arachis stenosperma cultivar V10309 chromosome 7, arast.V10309.gnm1.PFL2, whole genome shotgun sequence genomic window:
- the LOC130940560 gene encoding dormancy-associated protein 2-like: MGSRVAILILGLLAMVLLISSEVAARDLAEKVDKEKNRLGDAKYGGGGYPGYGHNGGGGYPGSHHGGSGYPGHGGGGYCRYGCCGSRYGGRCRRCCSYAGEDVEAQTQEAKPHN; encoded by the exons ATGGGTTCAAGAGTAGCAATACTCATACTAGGCCTGTTGGCCATGGTTCTTCTTATCTCCTCAGAGGTGGCTGCTAGGGACTTAGCTGAGAAGG TTGATAAAGAGAAAAATAGATTGGGTGATGCCAAGTATGGTGGTGGAGGCTACCCTGGATATGGCCACAATGGAGGAGGAGGATACCCCGGCTCTCATCATGGTGGTAGCGGATACCCCGGTCACGGAGGAGGAGGGTATTGCCGATACGGTTGCTGCGGCAGCAGATACGGCGGAAGGTGCAGAAGGTGTTGCTCTTATGCTGGTGAAGATGTTGAAGCACAAACTCAAGAGGCTAAACCTCACAACTGA
- the LOC130940556 gene encoding cold and drought-regulated protein CORA-like, whose amino-acid sequence MGSRVAILMLGLLAIVLISSEVAARDLPEASPNKDEAGTEANEVGEAKYGYGGGNYGHGGGNYGHGGGSYGHGGGGYGHGGGGYGHGGGGYGHGGGGHGGGGYCRYGCCGSGYGGRCKCCSYAGEAAEAEPHN is encoded by the exons ATGGGTTCAAGAGTAGCAATACTCATGCTTGGCCTCTTGGCCATTGTTCTTATCTCTTCAGAAGTGGCTGCTAGAGACTTACCCGAGGCTTCACCTAACAAGG ATGAAGCTGGTACAGAGGCAAATGAAGTGGGTGAGGCCAAGTATGGATACGGTGGTGGTAACTATGGCCACGGTGGTGGTAACTATGGCCACGGCGGTGGAAGCTATGGCCATGGTGGGGGAGGATATGGCCACGGTGGCGGAGGATACGGCCACGGTGGCGGAGGATACGGTCACGGTGGAGGAGGACACGGAGGAGGAGGATATTGCCGTTACGGTTGCTGCGGCAGCGGATACGGTGGGCGGTGCAAGTGCTGCTCTTACGCCGGTGAAGCTGCTGAAGCTGAACCTCACAACTAA
- the LOC130940557 gene encoding cold and drought-regulated protein CORA-like, whose protein sequence is MGSRVAILMLGLLAIVLISSEVAARDLLEASPNKDEAGTEANEVGEAKYGYGGGHYGHGGGGYGHGGGSYGHGGGGYGHGGGGYGHGGGGYGHGGGGYGHGGGGHGHGGGGHGGGGHGPGGN, encoded by the exons ATGGGTTCAAGAGTAGCAATACTCATGCTTGGCCTCTTGGCCATTGTTCTTATCTCTTCAGAAGTGGCTGCTAGAGACTTACTTGAGGCTTCACCGAACAAGG ATGAAGCTGGTACAGAGGCAAATGAAGTGGGTGAGGCCAAGTATGGATATGGTGGTGGTCACTATGGCCACGGCGGTGGAGGCTATGGCCACGGTGGTGGAAGCTATGGCCACGGTGGTGGAGGATACGGCCACGGTGGCGGAGGATACGGCCATGGTGGCGGAGGATACGGCCACGGTGGCGGAGGATACGGTCACGGTGGAGGAGGGCACGGTCACGGTGGAGGAGGGCACGGAGGAGGAGGGCACGGTCCCGGTGGTAACTAA